From the Pocillopora verrucosa isolate sample1 chromosome 11, ASM3666991v2, whole genome shotgun sequence genome, the window ATATTAGAATTGAAAAATGTAATAGCCTCTTCTTCTCTTTACTATCGTGCACTGAAATGAGAGGGTTGCTTTGAATGAAAGCTTCTCGAAACAAGCAAGAAGTTGGAAGATCTATACTGCTATAGCCACATCCACTCCTTCCTCTTCCATTTCTGATTTTGTCAATGAAAGGCTTCTCTCCACCTCTCCGCGATGTTCTTCACTGCAATGGAATGCCAAGCCTCAGGATGGATTATGAAAGAGCTAATTGAAACCTAATCTGGACCAGGAATACGCAAGTCAAGAGGAAATGTACAAACAGAATGGTGAACCAGCCATTGAATCTATTACAGCAGAGTGAAGAAACATATGTCCCCAACAATAAACAATAATACTCAAATTCAAGGAGTTCATCAAGGAACACCAacagagaatgaaaaatttctaaAGGTAAAAATTGTCTTAGCCCTGGTGCAAGAAAATTTGCAGAGTAAAGACTTCGAAGTCCAAGCTGGTGTAGAAGCAGAGCTACTAATTTGTCCCAAAACAAGCGAAGGAGGGATCAGAAACACTCAGCACAAAGATCGTGTTGAAATACACATGGACCCTGCTGATTAGGTGAGGAATTTGGAGAGGAGTGATAAACAAGATGGACGTTTCCAGGTGAAGTTTTTCAGCGAAAGCACTAGAATGGAAGTAACGATAAATGGTCAGAAACTTGTCAGGAGTCCGTTCTCATTTCTAATAAAAGTACGAGAGTTAAATATTATGGGCAAGTTGGACTTTCCGGGAGAAATGCCTCCGAGTTCAGCTGGCATTGCAgtgaaaattaaagttgttaTTGCCGTGGCTGATTTGGATGGTCAGTGTATTCTGGTATTTGATGACACAGGAAAGTTTGTGCGACTTGGTTGTCCTGGAAGCATGGATGGACAGTTTGACGAACCAGTCGACGTCACATTCCTCAACGATGACGAGATTCTGGTGGTAGATGAATGTAATCATCAAATAACAACAGTGGGACTtacagacagggaactttgtgaaaagctttggaaaacagggaagtggagatggagagtttaaGATACGTACAAGTGTTTGTATTTCAAGTGATGGACGTTTTATCGTTGTAGCGGAGTATGAGAACAgcagaattcaggtgtttacaatggatggtgaacctgtgtttaagtttggagacagTGGCCCAGAAGGCTGGATCATCCGCTCGTTTGCATTTTTTACGTGGACAAATTCATTGTAACTGACCTCGAAAATAACTGTGTGAAAGTCTTTGATAAGAGAGGACAGTTTTTGTataagtttggagaaaaaggaaacggtaATGAACAGTTGAATCAGCCGtggcttatgtgttgacaaacaCGACAACGTTTTCTTATTGCCACAATGCTCGGTGATCGGATTTTGTTCATAGACTTCAAAgggaaagaagtttacattctgaaatgaaagcccatttttgaaagtaacaTTCAATAATTCTTCGTAAACAAACCTTTTGCAAATATCTctaaattttattactttattactTTACGGAAACTTGTGACATGGCATGTGTCGCAAGAGAATGCGAAAGAAAATGGCTAGAATCAGCAATTTGCCTTCTAATTTTTTCAGGAGTGTTCAAAGAGCTGTTGATTTATCACTTCGGTAATGTGATTGTTTATGTTGTAAATTAATTATAGAAATTGGACCGAGTAGAGTCTAACacggtctgtaatcatacgagtaattgaaaaaattggacGACATCGCAAAGCGAGAGTCTGATTTGTCCATAACGGGTTTGAGAAAGCAACTAGACATGggttatacgttttcatcaaaataagaaCTGTTAACTCGCTGAAATCCACAACAACAGCGAGTGCTCATGACACGCACTGTCCACTTGCAAAAACATGAGGTGCCAACTGTTCTATTCAACTGTCCAATTAAAAGCATGACGCATACACTGTCTTATTGGTGCTCAAATCAATCACGTTCGATAAtattgttatagttttgattaaccaCAAAATCGATTTTAGACGAGATTAAGCTTTTTAACCGTGTAAAGTCTTAGGAGTGATGTAAGGGCAAAAAAAGTACATTTCTGTAAAATAACTGTACAATGGTACTGATTAGTGTAAATTGTTATGCGTGGATGATTTTTAGTTATCAGCTTTACATTTCatggaaaaggttgtggttattcatcgtggtgaataacaataaataagctaagttttccgtttgtctcacggtgtagtcacgtgtgatatagatcgcgacgtttcgactgcatactgctagtcttcttcaggcgatgaggtcgactggtcatgcgtgatcttataaagcatgatgctctgctgtgattggttgtttttcaacagctctgattggtgcatttcgatccttgctgttcactaGCTGTTCCTTGCTCTGTGCTGTTTTCAGCATGCATAAATAGACCTTTCCCTGAGGATATTTTGGCAGACCTTTAGTTAAGTCTGATAATAGTAGTTCGTTCGTCAGATGGAGCATGCTTttatatcaaatttttaaattaacaattatgGATTGTAGCTTGCATGATTATGCTGtaaacaatttgacaatttcGTAGTACTTAGCCGCTTTTGGAGGATGACATTTGAAATTATCTACAGGCTGAGGAGTGTTTTGAATGCATCAAGTTGGCATTTCTATCTAGTTATATTATGCATGGAGAAGTTTTCATGAATAAGTTCCTTTAAGTATTATGACAATGtagattgattgaatgaataaCTGACATTATAGGATATTTTCCATTGTATTCATGAACTGTTCTACAATGCCTATCTTCTAGGTTTGTATATAGCATTGGCCATTGTTGAAACGAAATTGTAGTGGAtgcattgtgaataaatttactcGTTTAATTTGCCAGTTGATGGCAAAGATTTAAAGTTCACAAGAACCCCTCTCCACTTGATGTGATTCAGTTTAAGAGCaaagttaaccaagatgttttcttgcaaattttcattcttcagaAACAGAGCAAATGAGATGAAGAAACAAAGCAGATTGGGGAGGCTGATGGTTTTGGTGGCATTCCAGCtacacagcctcccctcacCACACCCCGGGAAAGAAGAGATATTTCTCCGCAACTGAGCTTGACATTGAAGCACATAGTGGGGCAGTTGGATGTGCTAACACAGGTTTGTCGTAGAAACATTTCTGAACAGGGAATTATTTTGGAATTCAAGATTCTTGGGGGTGGAGTAGGGATGCACTCCTGTTAGTGACCCCATCATGCTGCCACACTTGGGGAGAATAACAAAGGTTGAAGGGGAAGCCATGCTAGGGGAAAAGGAGCGAAAGGGTGTGGCCCTATGAAAAGTTTTCACATATCCGACTACGaatcaatatccattttaaaagcAACCTTCCTTAAACAAGACACAAGACTTAGAAACTGAGGACACGACTTTCATGTACTCAGTTTGTGTTACTTCCTAACACCTGATCGTAAGATGGGGCTCATTTCTGAAACAGAAGGTTGGCTATCAAGTTCATGGCCCCCATCAGGAAAGAGGTCATGAACAGTCtcgtaagattttttttttcctgtaaagaGACGAGGCAAACATTTCGTTGAGATGTATTAGCCTATGCTTGAACGCAATgatatatgatttttttaaagacatttttcagtGTAGGGGAGATATATTCATTGAGCCACTTTTTCTTGCAGacagtttcaattttggaacaaaggctGACGATGACTGAGAATAAACTATGAGAATGCTCCGATTACCAACTAACTTTGTTGAAGCAGTTTCCAACTAAGTATTGAAGTGATGCTGTATTGCTTTGGTGTAGCCTTACTTCGTtgtgtgattggtttagaaaacttgTGTCACAATCGgcaatcaaatgcaaaattaaaaccaatcatgacttgaTCACTCGCGTTTCTCGCGCTTTAAGGAGGTTGCCTGTTTCTACTTTGAATTCTCATAGGCTAATAATCATGGTAAGCTTTTGTTCTGATTAGtagttgtgattactttggttttggattttttttgtaggaaacaCAGTTGAAATGCACTCTTTGAGAATACGGTGTTTTATATCCGTGTGTACATGTCAGAACTGCAAGTAGAGTAATAAACTATTTTTACCGAATTTTGCTGTATGTTTGGAATAAGATTTTGTTCTATATATTATAAcggaggttgaagtagcttttctACAAACTGATCTTATGTGCTGATGTTCTCTGCATTCGATGTTCTtacttgtttaaaaattgtctttggTTTAAATACGTATTCTGTAAGTATAGATCTAGACTAAACGGAACATAATTTGCCTGCTGGTGGATACAATTCAGGTTGTAATACCTCTCACTCGTGAGAGACATTGTCGACACTCAAGGATAAATTAGTATTAACCCGCGGCCAAGTAATACCTTctcagggttgtcaaaaagataACTAACCGGACTGATCTGAGAGTGGTTCTTTGCATTACACCTttgttttttcggttttagTAAATTGCATACAGCCAGAAATCTGGACGGATCCCAAGAGTACCATCGGTTGTCCGTTCAGTTATCTATCGATCTTTTCGGTGGAGTTGTTATCTTGACTATTGTAACCGACGGCAAGGAAAATAGTCTCGGAATTTCGAAAGAGTTTGGGACAAGATTGATCGTCATGGCTTCCATGGGTTTTCTGTTGACCCTGTTATAAAATGGTGGAAACAACCACTGCAACATTGTTGGATGCGTTTCGCGTCGTGAAAAAGCGGTGATTGCGCCTTAGACACAATCAAAATAGAAGTATTATATAAATTGTGCTGACGAGGCAAGAAGGTTTCATTCATCGCTTGAGGGCCTGTTTGTGACACCACAACATTTGTGTTTgtgagaaaatttctctttgcgaaatgttatttattttgccGCTCTAAACAGTGTACTTTCTGTTTTTGGAAGTAGAGTTGGTATTTTTAAACTCTATAGCCTTTTTCTAACAGTTGATGAAACAATTATGCAGAAAAGCTTTCGGATGTTGTTGTTTAACTTTCGTGGTCTGTTGAACCAAGCAGTTTACTATTCTAACTGTCAGACCAAACTGATCATATTATGCAAGCTGAACGTCATTCATTAAGCAAAGAAACTCCCCAAAATTTCCAACATTTGAGAGAAGTCGTCGAAACTATTTTCATAATGGCGCACGTTTTGTTATCTTTCACCTAGATCCTTCTAATTATCAAATAGCTTTTCAAGGAATCCCCTGAAACAGACTATCAGCAAACAAATTCCTCAAAATATTAGGCCCAGTgcagctttgaaaaatttgtggGAAATATTGCAGTGAAAGAAGATATTAGAAAATGAAGTTCAAGAGAATAAAAGAGGAAACcgcaaatgaaatttatataaATGCTCCAATGAAAACGAATttgaagtaattaaaaaaatgactttGAGAACTTTGTTTGCTGATAGATGGCTTCATCGTCATAACGCAATCCGTGGAAATGAGTGGTATTCGGGGAATCCCCGAATCATTG encodes:
- the LOC136284192 gene encoding E3 ubiquitin-protein ligase TRIM71-like, which gives rise to MEVTINGQKLVRSPFSFLIKVRELNIMGKLDFPGEMPPSSAGIAVKIKVVIAVADLDGQCILVFDDTGKFVRLGCPGSMDGQFDEPVDVTFLNDDEILVVDESEYENSRIQVFTMDGEPVFKFGDSGPEGWIIRSFAFFTWTNSL